From the genome of Aquila chrysaetos chrysaetos chromosome 12, bAquChr1.4, whole genome shotgun sequence, one region includes:
- the EEF1AKNMT gene encoding eEF1A lysine and N-terminal methyltransferase isoform X2: MYDVGMCEDIVNIDVSDAVIRQMQERSRSKRPKMSYLLMDMLQMDFPDAHFQVVLDKGTLDAILTDEEEATLAKVDKMFAEISRVLQVGGRYLCVSLAQAHVLKKAVEYFSQEGWVVRVHQVAGSRDKQQFVLPVFVYVMTKFRKIPGSAPQILEICPEEQDKPMRVETVERLVAAVKDRQHYALLCSQLSKPPCGEQVSLDLCDKESGRPRYTLHVVDSPSLKPSRDNHFAIFIIPQGRETEWLFGTEEGRRQLATSAGFRRLVTVALHREQHYEGMAGIQAELSGKVMELAPPGLPARQQVPFVSVGGDIGVRTVRHRDTSTLSGEYVIEDVKGDGTCYFRRLIFLRNRNVVQSEARLLAPMPLPGQKKRRKDKKKPSPTEPPAAIDKSYLCCEHHKAMVAGLCLLGGPNPLPGTLLAVLVVGLGGGSLPVFIHDYFSQAHVAVVEIDPSMLEVATRWFGFSQDDRMQVHVSDGLDYVAKLAAEAPAQYDAIMFDVDSKDLTVGMSCPPPAFVEKPFLQKVKTTLKPEGVFVLNLVCRDARLKESVLATLREVFPLLYARRIEEEVNEILFCQPSPEGRRDPTELEARARALEGALRQPGRPWDSSYVLADMLQAIKIL; encoded by the exons ATGTACGACGTGGGGATGTGCGAGGACATCGTGAACATTGACGTCAGTGACGCCGTGATCCGTCAGATGCAAGAGCGGAGCAGGAGCAAGAGGCCGAAGATGAGCTACCTGCTGATGGACATGCTTCAGATGGACTTCCCTGATGCCCACTTCCAGGTGGTCTTGGACAAAGGCACGCTGGATGCCATCCTCACCGACGAAGAGGAGGCCACTCTGGCCAAGGTGGACAAGATGTTTGCCGAGATCAGCCGGGTCCTGCAAGTGGGCGGGCGCTACCTCTGCGTCTCCTTGGCTCAAGCCCATGTGCTGAAGAAAGCGGTGGAATACTTCTCCCAGGAAGGCTGGGTCGTGCGTGTCCATCAGGTGGCCGGCAGCAGGGACAAGCAGCAGTTTGTTCTACCAGTCTTCGTCTATGTCATGACAAAGTTCAGGAAGATTCCTGGCTCGGCACCGCAGATCCTGGAGATCTGCCCCGAGGAGCAGGACAAGCCGATGCGGGTGGAGACCGTGGAGCGGCTGGTGGCAGCAGTGAAGGACAGGCAGCATTatgccctgctctgcagccagctgaGCAAACCCCCTTGCGGGGAGCAGGTTTCCCTGGATCTGTGCGACAAAGAGAGTGGGAGGCCTCGCTACACACTCCATGTGGTTGACAGCCCCTCACTGAAACCTTCCCGGGACAATCACTTCGCCATCTTCATCA TCCCGCAGGGCAGAGAAACCGAGTGGCTCTTTGGGACGGAGGAAGGGCGGAGGCAGCTGGCCACGAGCGCAGGCTTCAGGCGCCTGGTCACTGTGGCCTTGCACAGGGAGCAGCACTACGAGGGCATGGCCGGCATCCAGGCGGAGCTGTcggggaaggtgatggagctgGCCCCACCGGGCCTCCCTGCCCGGCAGCAG GTGCCCTTCGTGTCCGTGGGAGGGGACATCGGGGTGCGGACAGTGCGGCACCGTGACACCAGCACCCTGAGCGGGGAGTATGTCATTGAGGATGTGAAGGGGGATGGCACCTGCTACTTCCGACGCCTCATCTTCCTCCGCAACAGGAATGTGGTGCAGTCGGAGGCTCGGCTCCTGGCCCCCATGCCTCTCCCAG GCCAGAAGAAACGGaggaaggacaagaagaaaCCCAGCCCCACTGAGCCACCCGCAGCCATCGACAAGAGCTACCTGTGCTGTGAGCACCACAAGGCCATGGttgcagggctctgcctgctgggaggCCCCAATCCCCTCCCAG GAACCCTGCTGGCGGTGCTGGTGGTGGGGCTTGGTGGGGGCAGCCTGCCCGTCTTCATCCACGACTACTTCTCACAGGCCCACGTGGCCGTGGTGGAGATAGACCCCTCCATGCTGGAGGTGGCCACGCGCTGGTTTGGCTTCTCCCAGGACGACCGGATGCAGGTGCATGTCTCCGATGGCCTGGACTACGTGGCCAAGCTGGCAGCTGAAG ccccagcccagtATGACGCCATCATGTTCGATGTGGACAGCAAAGACCTCACGGTGGGGATGAGCTGCCCTCCCCCAGCCTTCGTGGAAAAGCCTTTTCTACAGAAAGTTAAAACCACCCTTAAGCCAGAAG GAGTCTTCGTGCTCAACTTGGTGTGCCGTGACGCCCGGCTGAAGGAGTCTGTCCTAGCCACCCTCAGGGAGGTCTTCCCGCTGCTCTACGCACGCCGCATCGAAGAGGAGGTCAATGAGATCCTGTtctgccagcccagccccgaGGGCCGGCGGGACCCCACAGAGCTGGAGGCACGCGCCCGGGCGCTGGAGGGTGCCCTGCGGCAGCCTGGGCGTCCCTGGGACAGCTCGTACGTGCTGGCAGACATGCTGCAGGCTATCAAGATCCTCTGA
- the EEF1AKNMT gene encoding eEF1A lysine and N-terminal methyltransferase isoform X1, with protein MGSGRERGGERDVANRLRGHRLQWERGAPGCRQRARRAWGHVRRERRRVSGAERARPRHGPAAPEPRGVRLRPVLGPVLPAARAAALRVVRGLPGALPRFAQVRSAPRQGHVSRAFSPSRCACVAPQVLVVGCGNSELSEQMYDVGMCEDIVNIDVSDAVIRQMQERSRSKRPKMSYLLMDMLQMDFPDAHFQVVLDKGTLDAILTDEEEATLAKVDKMFAEISRVLQVGGRYLCVSLAQAHVLKKAVEYFSQEGWVVRVHQVAGSRDKQQFVLPVFVYVMTKFRKIPGSAPQILEICPEEQDKPMRVETVERLVAAVKDRQHYALLCSQLSKPPCGEQVSLDLCDKESGRPRYTLHVVDSPSLKPSRDNHFAIFIIPQGRETEWLFGTEEGRRQLATSAGFRRLVTVALHREQHYEGMAGIQAELSGKVMELAPPGLPARQQVPFVSVGGDIGVRTVRHRDTSTLSGEYVIEDVKGDGTCYFRRLIFLRNRNVVQSEARLLAPMPLPGQKKRRKDKKKPSPTEPPAAIDKSYLCCEHHKAMVAGLCLLGGPNPLPGTLLAVLVVGLGGGSLPVFIHDYFSQAHVAVVEIDPSMLEVATRWFGFSQDDRMQVHVSDGLDYVAKLAAEAPAQYDAIMFDVDSKDLTVGMSCPPPAFVEKPFLQKVKTTLKPEGVFVLNLVCRDARLKESVLATLREVFPLLYARRIEEEVNEILFCQPSPEGRRDPTELEARARALEGALRQPGRPWDSSYVLADMLQAIKIL; from the exons ATGGGAAGCGGCCGGGAGAGGGGCGGGGAGAGAGACGTAGCCAATCGGCTGCGGGGTCACCGCCTCCAGTGGGAGCGCGGCGCACCCGGATGTCGTCAGCGGGCGCGGCGGGCGTGGGGACACGtgcggcgggagcggcggcgggtcAGCGGGGCTGAGCGGGCACGGCCCCGCCATGGACCTGCTGCCCCGGAGCCCCGGGGAGTTCGGCTCCGCCCGGTACTGGGACCGGTTCTTCCGGCAGCGCGGGCAGCGGCCCTTCGAGTGGTACGGGGCCTTCCCGGAGCTCTGCCCCGTTTTGCACAAGTACGTTCGGCCCCGCGACAAG GGCATGTTTCCAGGGCGTTCTCACCATCACGCTGCGCTTGTGTCGCTCCCCAGGTTCTGGTGGTGGGCTGCGGGAACTCGGAGCTAAGCGAGCAGATGTACGACGTGGGGATGTGCGAGGACATCGTGAACATTGACGTCAGTGACGCCGTGATCCGTCAGATGCAAGAGCGGAGCAGGAGCAAGAGGCCGAAGATGAGCTACCTGCTGATGGACATGCTTCAGATGGACTTCCCTGATGCCCACTTCCAGGTGGTCTTGGACAAAGGCACGCTGGATGCCATCCTCACCGACGAAGAGGAGGCCACTCTGGCCAAGGTGGACAAGATGTTTGCCGAGATCAGCCGGGTCCTGCAAGTGGGCGGGCGCTACCTCTGCGTCTCCTTGGCTCAAGCCCATGTGCTGAAGAAAGCGGTGGAATACTTCTCCCAGGAAGGCTGGGTCGTGCGTGTCCATCAGGTGGCCGGCAGCAGGGACAAGCAGCAGTTTGTTCTACCAGTCTTCGTCTATGTCATGACAAAGTTCAGGAAGATTCCTGGCTCGGCACCGCAGATCCTGGAGATCTGCCCCGAGGAGCAGGACAAGCCGATGCGGGTGGAGACCGTGGAGCGGCTGGTGGCAGCAGTGAAGGACAGGCAGCATTatgccctgctctgcagccagctgaGCAAACCCCCTTGCGGGGAGCAGGTTTCCCTGGATCTGTGCGACAAAGAGAGTGGGAGGCCTCGCTACACACTCCATGTGGTTGACAGCCCCTCACTGAAACCTTCCCGGGACAATCACTTCGCCATCTTCATCA TCCCGCAGGGCAGAGAAACCGAGTGGCTCTTTGGGACGGAGGAAGGGCGGAGGCAGCTGGCCACGAGCGCAGGCTTCAGGCGCCTGGTCACTGTGGCCTTGCACAGGGAGCAGCACTACGAGGGCATGGCCGGCATCCAGGCGGAGCTGTcggggaaggtgatggagctgGCCCCACCGGGCCTCCCTGCCCGGCAGCAG GTGCCCTTCGTGTCCGTGGGAGGGGACATCGGGGTGCGGACAGTGCGGCACCGTGACACCAGCACCCTGAGCGGGGAGTATGTCATTGAGGATGTGAAGGGGGATGGCACCTGCTACTTCCGACGCCTCATCTTCCTCCGCAACAGGAATGTGGTGCAGTCGGAGGCTCGGCTCCTGGCCCCCATGCCTCTCCCAG GCCAGAAGAAACGGaggaaggacaagaagaaaCCCAGCCCCACTGAGCCACCCGCAGCCATCGACAAGAGCTACCTGTGCTGTGAGCACCACAAGGCCATGGttgcagggctctgcctgctgggaggCCCCAATCCCCTCCCAG GAACCCTGCTGGCGGTGCTGGTGGTGGGGCTTGGTGGGGGCAGCCTGCCCGTCTTCATCCACGACTACTTCTCACAGGCCCACGTGGCCGTGGTGGAGATAGACCCCTCCATGCTGGAGGTGGCCACGCGCTGGTTTGGCTTCTCCCAGGACGACCGGATGCAGGTGCATGTCTCCGATGGCCTGGACTACGTGGCCAAGCTGGCAGCTGAAG ccccagcccagtATGACGCCATCATGTTCGATGTGGACAGCAAAGACCTCACGGTGGGGATGAGCTGCCCTCCCCCAGCCTTCGTGGAAAAGCCTTTTCTACAGAAAGTTAAAACCACCCTTAAGCCAGAAG GAGTCTTCGTGCTCAACTTGGTGTGCCGTGACGCCCGGCTGAAGGAGTCTGTCCTAGCCACCCTCAGGGAGGTCTTCCCGCTGCTCTACGCACGCCGCATCGAAGAGGAGGTCAATGAGATCCTGTtctgccagcccagccccgaGGGCCGGCGGGACCCCACAGAGCTGGAGGCACGCGCCCGGGCGCTGGAGGGTGCCCTGCGGCAGCCTGGGCGTCCCTGGGACAGCTCGTACGTGCTGGCAGACATGCTGCAGGCTATCAAGATCCTCTGA
- the EEF1AKNMT gene encoding eEF1A lysine and N-terminal methyltransferase isoform X3, translating to MDLLPRSPGEFGSARYWDRFFRQRGQRPFEWYGAFPELCPVLHKYVRPRDKVLVVGCGNSELSEQMYDVGMCEDIVNIDVSDAVIRQMQERSRSKRPKMSYLLMDMLQMDFPDAHFQVVLDKGTLDAILTDEEEATLAKVDKMFAEISRVLQVGGRYLCVSLAQAHVLKKAVEYFSQEGWVVRVHQVAGSRDKQQFVLPVFVYVMTKFRKIPGSAPQILEICPEEQDKPMRVETVERLVAAVKDRQHYALLCSQLSKPPCGEQVSLDLCDKESGRPRYTLHVVDSPSLKPSRDNHFAIFIIPQGRETEWLFGTEEGRRQLATSAGFRRLVTVALHREQHYEGMAGIQAELSGKVMELAPPGLPARQQVPFVSVGGDIGVRTVRHRDTSTLSGEYVIEDVKGDGTCYFRRLIFLRNRNVVQSEARLLAPMPLPGQKKRRKDKKKPSPTEPPAAIDKSYLCCEHHKAMVAGLCLLGGPNPLPGTLLAVLVVGLGGGSLPVFIHDYFSQAHVAVVEIDPSMLEVATRWFGFSQDDRMQVHVSDGLDYVAKLAAEAPAQYDAIMFDVDSKDLTVGMSCPPPAFVEKPFLQKVKTTLKPEGVFVLNLVCRDARLKESVLATLREVFPLLYARRIEEEVNEILFCQPSPEGRRDPTELEARARALEGALRQPGRPWDSSYVLADMLQAIKIL from the exons ATGGACCTGCTGCCCCGGAGCCCCGGGGAGTTCGGCTCCGCCCGGTACTGGGACCGGTTCTTCCGGCAGCGCGGGCAGCGGCCCTTCGAGTGGTACGGGGCCTTCCCGGAGCTCTGCCCCGTTTTGCACAAGTACGTTCGGCCCCGCGACAAG GTTCTGGTGGTGGGCTGCGGGAACTCGGAGCTAAGCGAGCAGATGTACGACGTGGGGATGTGCGAGGACATCGTGAACATTGACGTCAGTGACGCCGTGATCCGTCAGATGCAAGAGCGGAGCAGGAGCAAGAGGCCGAAGATGAGCTACCTGCTGATGGACATGCTTCAGATGGACTTCCCTGATGCCCACTTCCAGGTGGTCTTGGACAAAGGCACGCTGGATGCCATCCTCACCGACGAAGAGGAGGCCACTCTGGCCAAGGTGGACAAGATGTTTGCCGAGATCAGCCGGGTCCTGCAAGTGGGCGGGCGCTACCTCTGCGTCTCCTTGGCTCAAGCCCATGTGCTGAAGAAAGCGGTGGAATACTTCTCCCAGGAAGGCTGGGTCGTGCGTGTCCATCAGGTGGCCGGCAGCAGGGACAAGCAGCAGTTTGTTCTACCAGTCTTCGTCTATGTCATGACAAAGTTCAGGAAGATTCCTGGCTCGGCACCGCAGATCCTGGAGATCTGCCCCGAGGAGCAGGACAAGCCGATGCGGGTGGAGACCGTGGAGCGGCTGGTGGCAGCAGTGAAGGACAGGCAGCATTatgccctgctctgcagccagctgaGCAAACCCCCTTGCGGGGAGCAGGTTTCCCTGGATCTGTGCGACAAAGAGAGTGGGAGGCCTCGCTACACACTCCATGTGGTTGACAGCCCCTCACTGAAACCTTCCCGGGACAATCACTTCGCCATCTTCATCA TCCCGCAGGGCAGAGAAACCGAGTGGCTCTTTGGGACGGAGGAAGGGCGGAGGCAGCTGGCCACGAGCGCAGGCTTCAGGCGCCTGGTCACTGTGGCCTTGCACAGGGAGCAGCACTACGAGGGCATGGCCGGCATCCAGGCGGAGCTGTcggggaaggtgatggagctgGCCCCACCGGGCCTCCCTGCCCGGCAGCAG GTGCCCTTCGTGTCCGTGGGAGGGGACATCGGGGTGCGGACAGTGCGGCACCGTGACACCAGCACCCTGAGCGGGGAGTATGTCATTGAGGATGTGAAGGGGGATGGCACCTGCTACTTCCGACGCCTCATCTTCCTCCGCAACAGGAATGTGGTGCAGTCGGAGGCTCGGCTCCTGGCCCCCATGCCTCTCCCAG GCCAGAAGAAACGGaggaaggacaagaagaaaCCCAGCCCCACTGAGCCACCCGCAGCCATCGACAAGAGCTACCTGTGCTGTGAGCACCACAAGGCCATGGttgcagggctctgcctgctgggaggCCCCAATCCCCTCCCAG GAACCCTGCTGGCGGTGCTGGTGGTGGGGCTTGGTGGGGGCAGCCTGCCCGTCTTCATCCACGACTACTTCTCACAGGCCCACGTGGCCGTGGTGGAGATAGACCCCTCCATGCTGGAGGTGGCCACGCGCTGGTTTGGCTTCTCCCAGGACGACCGGATGCAGGTGCATGTCTCCGATGGCCTGGACTACGTGGCCAAGCTGGCAGCTGAAG ccccagcccagtATGACGCCATCATGTTCGATGTGGACAGCAAAGACCTCACGGTGGGGATGAGCTGCCCTCCCCCAGCCTTCGTGGAAAAGCCTTTTCTACAGAAAGTTAAAACCACCCTTAAGCCAGAAG GAGTCTTCGTGCTCAACTTGGTGTGCCGTGACGCCCGGCTGAAGGAGTCTGTCCTAGCCACCCTCAGGGAGGTCTTCCCGCTGCTCTACGCACGCCGCATCGAAGAGGAGGTCAATGAGATCCTGTtctgccagcccagccccgaGGGCCGGCGGGACCCCACAGAGCTGGAGGCACGCGCCCGGGCGCTGGAGGGTGCCCTGCGGCAGCCTGGGCGTCCCTGGGACAGCTCGTACGTGCTGGCAGACATGCTGCAGGCTATCAAGATCCTCTGA
- the ITPA gene encoding inosine triphosphate pyrophosphatase, with translation MRMAAPARRSVVFVTGNVKKLEEVTQILGDSFPYTLVAKKIDLPEYQGEPDEISVQKCREAARQVQGPVIVEDTCLCFNALGGLPGPYIKWFLEKLKPEGLYKLLAGFEDKSAYALCTFAFSTGNPEEPVKLFKGQTHGLIVEPRGPRDFGWDPCFQPDGYSQTYAELPKAVKNSISHRYRALSELSAFFLQSNSTEPRSGPS, from the exons ATGAGGATGGCGGCGCCGGCCCGGCGGAGCGTGGTGTTCGTGACGGGCAACGTCAAGAagctggaggag GTCACTCAGATCCTCGGGGACTCCTTTCCTTACACGCTGGTGGCGAAGAAAATTGACC TGCCGGAGTACCAGGGGGAGCCGGACGAGATCTCCGTGCAGAAGTGCCGCGAAGCTGCCCGGCAG GTTCAAGGACCTGTTATAGTAGAGGATACCTGCTTGTGCTTCAATGCCCTGGGGGGGCTTCCAGGACCCTACAT AAAATGGTTCCTGGAAAAACTCAAACCAGAAG GCCTGTACaagctgctggctgggtttgAAGACAAATCTGCCTACGCTCTCTGTACCTTTGCATTCAGTACTGGAAACCCAGAGGAGCCGGTGAAGCTGTTCAAAGGCCAGACTCAT GGGCTGATAGTGGAGCCCCGAGGGCCTCGAGATTTTGGCTGGGATCCCTGCTTTCAGCCAGACGGCTACAGCCAAAC ctACGCTGAACTGCCCAAGGCGGTGAAGAACTCGATCTCGCACCGTTACCGAGCACTGAGCGAGCTCTCCGCCTTCTTTCTTCAGAGCAACTCGACAGAGCCCCGCTCCGGTCCCAGCTAg
- the VAMP4 gene encoding vesicle-associated membrane protein 4, with product MPPKFKRHLNDDEVTGSVKSERRNLLEEDSDEEEDFFLRGPFGPRNDKIRHVQNQVDEVIDVMQENITKVIERGERLDDLQDKSESLSDNATAFSNRAKQLRRQMWWRGCKMKAIIVLVAVVLLLVIIVPIVLKYHT from the exons ATGCCTCCAAAATTCAAGCGGCACCTGAACGACGACGAGGTGACGGGCTCGGTGAAGAGCGAGCGG AGGAACCTGTTGGAGGAAGATTCAGATGAAGAGGAAGACTTTTTCTT GAGAGGGCCATTTGGACCCAGGAATGACAAGATCAGGCA TGTCCAGAACCAGGTGGACGAAGTCATTGACGTTATGCAGGAGAACATCACGAAGGTGATTGAAAGAGGCGAGCGGCTGGATGACCTGCAGGATAAATCAG AAAGTTTATCAGACAACGCAACAGCTTTTAGCAACAGAGCCAAGCAGCTTCGGAGGCAGATGTGGTGGCGAGGCTGCAAG ATGAAGGCGATCATAGTGCTGGTGGCAGTCGTTCTCCTGCTTGTGATTATCG tACCCATAGTCCTGAAGTACCATACCTGA